The nucleotide sequence GCTGGTACGGTGAGATCATCGACACCCCGCGTGGCGAGAAGGGCTTCGGCTACGACCCGTATTTCCTTGTCCCAGAATTCGGCAAAACCGGCGCCGAGCTCGACGAGGACGTCAAGAATGCAGTCAGCCACCGCGGCCAGGCGCTGCGCGACCTCGTCGACAAGCTCAAGCGCCTGAAGCGGCTTGGCTGACGCCGTCGTTCGCGTCGCGGGGCGCGGGCTCACGGTCCCGCCGCCGCTGTCGCTCTACATCCACCTGCCGTGGTGCGTGAAGAAGTGCCCGTATTGCGACTTCAATTCCCACGCCGCGGAAGGCATCCCCGAAGCTGCCTACGTCGACGCCTTGCGGGCCGACCTCGAGCACGCGCTGCCCGACATCTGGGGCCGCAAGATCCACACGGTGTTTTTCGGCGGCGGCACGCCGAGCCTGTTCTCGGCCGAGGGCATCGACCGGATTCTCGCCACAGTGCGCACGCTGACGCCACTGGTGCCCGGCGCGGAAATCACGCTCGAGGCGAATCCGGGCACCATCGAAGCGGCAAAGTTCGCCGGCTTTCGTGAGGCCGGAATTACGCGAGTCTCGCTGGGCATCCAGAGCTTCGATCCGCGCCATCTCAAGGCGCTCGGGCGCATCCACGACGGGACCGAGGCGCGCCGCGCAGCCGAGCTTGCGGCCACGCATTTCGATACTTTCAATCTCGACCTGATGTACGCGCTGCCCGGGCAGACGCTCGCCGAAGCGCTCGCCGATGTCGACGCGGCGCTCGCTTTTCAGCCGCCGCATCTGTCGGCCTATCACCTCACGCTCGAGCCCAACACGCCGTTCGGCCACGCCGCCCCGCCCAACCTGCCCGACGACGACCTCGCCGCCGACATGCAGCTCGCGATCGGGGCGCGGTTGATCGACGCCGGCATGCAGCACTACGAAACCTCCGCGTATGCGAAGCCCGGCCACGCCGGTCGTCACAACCTCAACTACTGGCAGTTCGGCGACTACCTCGGGATCGGTGCCGGCGCGCATTCCAAGTTGAGCTTCCACGACCGCATCGTACGCCAGATGCGCACCAAGCATCCGCAGCAGTACATGACGGCCGTACACGGCGGCGCCCACGTCGCCGACACGCGCGCCCTCACGCGCAACGACCTGCCCTTCGAGTTCATGATGAACGCCTTGCGCCTCACCGAAGGCGTGCCGGCTGAGTTGTTCGAGTTGCGTACGGGGTTGCCGCTCAACGTATGTGCCGCCGCGCTCGCACAGGCGCGCGCGAAGGGCTTGCTCGGGGTCGAGCTCGGCCGCCTCGAGCCGACGCTGCAGGGTCAGCGCTTCCTCAACGACCTGCTGGAATTGTTTCTGCCCGCTTGACGCGCTTTCGCGGCCGCCTGCGACGTGATCCTGCCTTGGGGGGCGTCGCGCCGGCGCTGCGGACATCGAGGCCGGGCAAAAGACGCGCCCCTGCCGCGGTTGTTATCCCGCGGTGCGGCGCGGTATGCTTTTCGTTCACTCAATCTGGCCGCCTGCGGTCACCCCAGGAGATGCCCATGAAAACTGCCCTTGCGTTGTCGCTGTTGATGTTCACGTCTTCCGCCCTCGCTGCCGTGATCGGCAAGGACATCAGCTACAAGGCCGGCGATACCGTGATGAAGGGATTTCTCGCCTATGACGACGCAGTCGCGGGCAAGCGTGCGGGCGTGCTCGTGGTGCCGGAATGGTGGGGCGCGAACGACTACCCGAGAAAGCGTGCGCGCATGCTCGCCGAGGCGGGCTACGTCGCACTCGTCGTCGACATGTACGGCGAGGGCCAGGTCACCGACAATCCCAAGGATGCGGGCGCGCTCGCGGGTAACGTGAACAAGAATCCGCAGCTGGCCTACGCGCGCGTCGACGCCGCGCGCGAATTTCTCGACCGGCAGCCGCACGTCAAGAAAGGTGAAACCGCTGCCCTCGGCTACTGCTTCGGCGGCGGCGTCGTGCTCAACGTCGTGCGCGCGGGCATGCCGCTCAAGTCGGCCGTGAGCTACCACGGCGTGCTCGCGACCGACATCGCGGTGAAGCCGGGTGACATCGAGGCGAAGCTGCGTGTCTTCCATGGCGAAGCCGATCCGATCGTTCCGCCCGAGCAGGTCGAGGCGTTCAAGACCGAGATGGACAACGCCAAGGCCGACTACATGTTCGTCTCCTATCCCGGCGTCAAGCACACCTTCACCAACCGCGAGGCCGACAGCTATGCCGCCCAGTTCGGCCTGCCGCTCAAGTACGACAACGCGGCGGACAAGGACTCGTGGATACGCACGCTCGAATTCCTCAAGGTGACCCTGCACTGATGGCCGACGCCTGCGACCACGACGGCTGCCACACGCCGACGCGCGAAGGCGGCGTCGGCATCCCGCAGACCGGGGCTTTCGACCCGGTCGCGTTCGAGCGCGCGGTCAACGACATGCTCGCGGCGTGCGGCGTCGCCGCGGACTCGGTGCATACCGGGCGCACCGCGCAGCGGGTGCGCGAACTGTGGCAGAAGCGCCTGCTTGGCGGTTATGCCGTGACGCCCGCCGACGCACTCGGGGAAGGGTTTGCCGACGACCGCGACGACATGGTCGTGGTGCGCGGCATCGCGGTTCACGGGGTATGTCCGCACCACCTCGTCCCGTTTCGCGGCGTCGCGCATGTCGCCTACGTCCCGGGCGGCCGCTTGCACGGCTTCGGGCGAATC is from Thiobacillus denitrificans ATCC 25259 and encodes:
- the folE gene encoding GTP cyclohydrolase I FolE, translated to MADACDHDGCHTPTREGGVGIPQTGAFDPVAFERAVNDMLAACGVAADSVHTGRTAQRVRELWQKRLLGGYAVTPADALGEGFADDRDDMVVVRGIAVHGVCPHHLVPFRGVAHVAYVPGGRLHGFGRIARMVDAIGHRFTYQEWMTRDIAEALTTHGQARGAACIIEAEQLCLLLGEDRRGDERVVTQAFTGCFRDSDQLRNELLRATSQREVR
- the hemW gene encoding radical SAM family heme chaperone HemW encodes the protein MADAVVRVAGRGLTVPPPLSLYIHLPWCVKKCPYCDFNSHAAEGIPEAAYVDALRADLEHALPDIWGRKIHTVFFGGGTPSLFSAEGIDRILATVRTLTPLVPGAEITLEANPGTIEAAKFAGFREAGITRVSLGIQSFDPRHLKALGRIHDGTEARRAAELAATHFDTFNLDLMYALPGQTLAEALADVDAALAFQPPHLSAYHLTLEPNTPFGHAAPPNLPDDDLAADMQLAIGARLIDAGMQHYETSAYAKPGHAGRHNLNYWQFGDYLGIGAGAHSKLSFHDRIVRQMRTKHPQQYMTAVHGGAHVADTRALTRNDLPFEFMMNALRLTEGVPAELFELRTGLPLNVCAAALAQARAKGLLGVELGRLEPTLQGQRFLNDLLELFLPA
- a CDS encoding dienelactone hydrolase family protein, producing the protein MKTALALSLLMFTSSALAAVIGKDISYKAGDTVMKGFLAYDDAVAGKRAGVLVVPEWWGANDYPRKRARMLAEAGYVALVVDMYGEGQVTDNPKDAGALAGNVNKNPQLAYARVDAAREFLDRQPHVKKGETAALGYCFGGGVVLNVVRAGMPLKSAVSYHGVLATDIAVKPGDIEAKLRVFHGEADPIVPPEQVEAFKTEMDNAKADYMFVSYPGVKHTFTNREADSYAAQFGLPLKYDNAADKDSWIRTLEFLKVTLH